A segment of the Syntrophales bacterium genome:
TCGACGAAATGCAACAGTGCCGGGAAAAAATACGGACCGCCCTCCGTGAGGAGTCGGCCTTCCAGGAACGTCTCGCCGTCCTGTACGACGATTTCGAAAAGGCGGAACGGGAACTTTCGTCAATCAGGGATCGACACAGTGCAATCGAAACGTCCCGTCGGGAAGCGGAAGCCCTGCTCCAGGCGGCCCGGAACAATCTTGACGGCACGGTGCGGGAACTGAACCGTCTGACCCTGGAACGGCACCAGGCAACCATGCAGTGCGACACGCTGAAAGCGGGTGTCCGGGAACGATATCAGCAGGATCTTCAAGACATGGTGGAGGGCTTCGAACCCCTGGGAGAGGAACGCAGGAAGGATATAGAGAAGCGGCTCGCCGACGACAGGGCGCGCCTGGACGACTTCGGGGACGTGAACCTCCTTGCTCTCAGCGAATACGAGGAGCTCAAGGAACGTCACGATTTCCTGACGGGCCAGGTCTCGGACCTGGAAACCTCCCTGGAAACACTCCGGAAGACCATATACCGCATCAACCAGATATCGAGAAAGCGCTTCGCTGAAACCTTCGAAGGGGTCAATGCCTGTTTCAAGCAGGTTTTCCCCCGGCTGTTCCCGGGCGGGAAGGGATCGCTCCATCTGACCGACGAACGGGACATGCTCGAGACGGGTGTGGATATCGAAATTCAAATCCCCGGCAAAAAAACCCAGAACCTGTCTCTGCTTTCAGGCGGGGAGAAGGCTCTCGCCGCCGTTGCGCTCATCTTCTCGATTCTCATGTACCGTCCCACACCGTTTCTGGTCCTCGATGAAGCCGATGCGCCCCTCGACGACAGCAACGTATCTCTCTTTGTCGGTATGGTAGGTGAAATCGCCCGCGAGTCGCAGGTCATATACATAACACACAACAAGCGTACCATGGAAACCGCCGACAACCTCATCGGCGTTACCATGCAGAAGAGTGGAATATCAACGATAGTATCGGTAAGCATGAACTGAAGAATCCCCGTTGAACCGCGATTTCCCGTTCCCCTGGACGGGATTCGCCTTTTTTCGGGTGGGCACCGCATCGGATTGACGCCGCCTTCCGGAAGGAATCGCAATGGATAATACCAGGAAAACAGGATTTTTTTCACGGCTGAAAGAAGGCCTTTCAAAAACGCGGACGAGTTTTGTCCGGGGCCTTGAAGATATCGTCGTGGGAGAGCGCTATATCTCCGAGGAGTTCTATGAAGAACTGGAGGAGCTGCTCATCGCCGCGGATCTGGGACCCGCCTTTGCCGCCGAACTGATTGAGGAAATGAAATTCCGGACAAAGAGAACGGAACTGGACAGTCCGGAAGTACTCACAGGCGTCATGCAGGACTACATGATTTCAATCCTCGCACCGAGTGACCATCCCCTGCACATTCCGAAAGACGGGCTCTATACCGTCATGGTGGTTGGTGTAAACGGAACGGGCAAGACAACGACTATCGGGAAGGTTGCCTCCTATCTGAAACAGGATGGATACAGCATCATGCTCGCCGCCGCAGACACCTTCAGGGCCGCCGCCGTTGAGCAGCTTGAAGCATGGAGCCGGCGGACGGAAGCGCCGCTGATCAAGCACTCCGCAGGCAGCGATCCTTCGGCGGTAGTCTTCGACGCCATTCGAGCCGCCCGGGCACGGAACGTCAATGTCCTTCTCATCGACACGGCGGGACGACTTCACACGAAAACCAACCTCATGGATGAACTGAAGAAAATCAAGCGGATCATGGCCCGGGAAATACCGGAAGCACCCCACGAAACGCTTCTGGTTCTCGACGCTGTAACGGGGCAGAACGCCTTGGCCCAGGCGAAAATGTTCAATGCCGAAATCGGTGTCTCCGGTCTCGTTCTGACGAAGCTCGACGGAACAGCCAAGGGTGGAATCGTTGTAAGGATAGCACAGGAGTTAAAACTGCCCATCCGTTTCGTCGGGGTGGGTGAAGGTGTCGATGATCTTCGTCCCTTCAACGCCGGGGAGTTCGTCAACGCCCTCATGGCACCGCACTAGTGCCGTATAC
Coding sequences within it:
- the ftsY gene encoding signal recognition particle-docking protein FtsY; translated protein: MDNTRKTGFFSRLKEGLSKTRTSFVRGLEDIVVGERYISEEFYEELEELLIAADLGPAFAAELIEEMKFRTKRTELDSPEVLTGVMQDYMISILAPSDHPLHIPKDGLYTVMVVGVNGTGKTTTIGKVASYLKQDGYSIMLAAADTFRAAAVEQLEAWSRRTEAPLIKHSAGSDPSAVVFDAIRAARARNVNVLLIDTAGRLHTKTNLMDELKKIKRIMAREIPEAPHETLLVLDAVTGQNALAQAKMFNAEIGVSGLVLTKLDGTAKGGIVVRIAQELKLPIRFVGVGEGVDDLRPFNAGEFVNALMAPH